From Permianibacter aggregans, a single genomic window includes:
- a CDS encoding FHA domain-containing protein, translating to MPYIQHQFNGATVSHYELGEQLTIGRAADNHILIDDATVSGHHAVIEKTEAGIQIRDLGSTNGIRVNGEKASSALINENDVIIIGTHTLCLIEHISDELQKTLKIKKSWIPGLYYTAR from the coding sequence ATGCCTTACATCCAACATCAATTCAACGGCGCCACCGTCAGCCATTACGAGCTGGGTGAGCAATTAACAATTGGCCGTGCCGCCGATAACCATATTCTGATCGACGATGCCACGGTCAGTGGCCATCACGCCGTCATTGAGAAAACCGAGGCCGGCATTCAGATACGCGATCTCGGCAGCACCAATGGCATTCGTGTCAACGGCGAAAAAGCTTCCAGTGCGCTCATCAATGAAAACGATGTGATCATCATCGGCACCCACACGCTCTGCCTGATTGAACACATTTCCGACGAGCTGCAAAAAACCTTGAAGATCAAAAAGAGCTGGATACCCGGCCTGTATTACACTGCCCGCTAA
- the putA gene encoding bifunctional proline dehydrogenase/L-glutamate gamma-semialdehyde dehydrogenase PutA has protein sequence MFSASRVNEPGFLDKPLNEWRELITQNTYVSEPDYLVELLALLNADEKSIQRVTEKSVAFVEHVRAENRDKQGVEAFLQQYSLSTQEGVILMCLAEALLRIPDADVANRLIADKLKLADWDKHVGQSESLLVNMSTWGLMLTGKWMNLHEDGDTRPSALLNRLVQSAGEPVIRQAMNQAMKLMGRQFVLGRTIEEALERARKSHSRGYTHSFDMLGEAAFTAEDAVRYKEAYRMAIRAIGAQKKPERVPPGTISIKLSALHPRYEESKCERVLNELTATLIELAVEARQLDVYITIDAEEADRLELSLRVIENVLRHDSLKGWNGFGLVVQAYSKRALPVLCYLQKLAKDIGKNIPLRLVKGAYWDSEIKWSQMAGLPGYPVYTRKAATDVSYLACAKFLLGKMDCFYPQFATHNAQTVQTILDMAGEKRGFEFQRLHGMGEALYDTLIAEHPELYCRVYAPVGAHKDLLPYLVRRLLENGANTSFVHQLVDEDTPSSMLVQHPVLKLQSFKTLHNARIPLPPHIFGAARMNSAGTNLNIQAQRDPFIAEVNSFNQKQWHATGLINGKPVSGDAKPVFNPANTEEKVGSVVRVTKAQAEEALSIAYRAQEGWNATPAERRAAILDKIADLFEQHKYELIAICGREAGKTLQDGIDEVREAVDFCRYYAERARLEFAKPLALPGPTGERNELFLDGRGVFACIAPWNFPLAIFTGQVVAALVAGNSVLAKPANQTCLIAHRAVELMLQAGVPGEVLHFLPGSGAELSPVLTEDPRIAGVAFTGSTETAWTINRSLASRRAQIAALIAETGGQNAMIVDSSALPEQVVADVIRSAFVSAGQRCSALRVLYLQEEIAERVIEVLRGAMAELVLGNPLDHKTDIGPVIDAAAKKDLETHIQNMRATKKLLAEGKLPADANKGHFLAPIAFEIDNINDLKQENFGPVAHIIRYKSDDLDKVIDSINAYGYGLTIGIHTRNEATADYIAKRARVGNVYINRNQVGAVVGVQPFGGQGLSGTGPKAGGPHYLHRFATERTVSNNIAAVGGNATLLSLGDAE, from the coding sequence ATGTTCAGTGCCAGTCGCGTCAACGAGCCCGGCTTTCTCGACAAGCCGCTCAACGAATGGCGTGAGCTCATCACGCAAAACACCTATGTCAGCGAACCCGACTATCTGGTCGAGCTGCTGGCGCTACTGAATGCCGACGAAAAAAGCATCCAGCGCGTCACCGAAAAATCGGTCGCGTTCGTCGAACACGTGCGCGCCGAAAACCGCGACAAGCAAGGCGTCGAAGCCTTCTTGCAGCAATACAGCCTGAGCACTCAGGAAGGCGTCATTCTGATGTGCCTGGCCGAGGCGCTGCTGCGCATTCCCGATGCCGACGTCGCCAACCGTTTGATCGCCGACAAACTAAAACTGGCTGACTGGGACAAGCACGTTGGCCAGAGCGAATCGCTGCTGGTCAACATGTCCACCTGGGGCCTGATGCTGACCGGCAAATGGATGAACCTGCACGAAGATGGCGACACCCGCCCGTCTGCATTGCTGAACCGCTTGGTGCAAAGCGCTGGCGAACCGGTGATTCGTCAGGCGATGAATCAGGCGATGAAATTGATGGGCCGCCAATTCGTGCTTGGCCGCACCATCGAAGAAGCGCTGGAGCGTGCTCGCAAAAGCCACTCACGCGGTTACACCCATTCGTTCGACATGCTCGGCGAAGCCGCCTTCACCGCTGAAGACGCCGTGCGCTACAAAGAAGCCTACCGGATGGCAATTCGCGCCATCGGCGCCCAGAAAAAACCCGAGCGCGTTCCGCCCGGTACCATCTCCATTAAGTTGTCGGCTTTGCATCCGCGTTACGAAGAATCGAAATGCGAGCGCGTATTGAATGAGCTGACCGCAACGTTGATTGAACTCGCCGTCGAAGCCCGTCAGCTCGATGTCTACATCACCATCGACGCCGAAGAAGCCGATCGCCTGGAACTTTCGCTACGCGTCATTGAAAACGTGCTGCGTCACGACTCCTTGAAAGGCTGGAACGGTTTTGGTCTGGTCGTGCAGGCCTATTCCAAACGCGCACTGCCGGTGCTCTGCTATCTGCAAAAACTCGCAAAGGACATTGGCAAAAATATTCCACTGCGCTTGGTCAAAGGCGCCTACTGGGATTCAGAAATCAAATGGTCACAAATGGCTGGCCTGCCCGGTTACCCGGTCTACACCCGCAAAGCCGCGACTGACGTGTCCTATTTGGCCTGTGCGAAATTCCTGCTCGGTAAAATGGATTGTTTCTACCCGCAGTTCGCCACCCACAACGCGCAAACGGTGCAGACCATTCTGGACATGGCCGGCGAAAAACGCGGCTTCGAATTCCAACGCCTGCACGGCATGGGCGAAGCGCTGTACGACACGCTGATCGCCGAACACCCGGAACTTTACTGCCGCGTCTACGCACCAGTCGGCGCCCATAAAGATCTGTTGCCTTATTTGGTCCGTCGCCTGCTCGAAAACGGCGCCAACACTTCGTTCGTGCATCAGCTCGTTGATGAAGACACACCGAGCAGCATGCTGGTGCAACACCCGGTACTCAAACTGCAAAGTTTCAAAACTTTGCACAACGCCCGCATTCCTTTGCCACCCCACATTTTTGGAGCAGCTCGCATGAACTCCGCCGGCACCAATTTGAATATCCAAGCGCAACGCGACCCTTTCATTGCTGAAGTAAACAGCTTCAATCAAAAACAATGGCACGCCACTGGCTTGATCAATGGCAAACCCGTATCCGGTGATGCCAAACCAGTATTCAACCCGGCCAACACCGAAGAAAAAGTCGGCTCGGTCGTGCGCGTCACCAAAGCGCAAGCCGAAGAAGCGCTCAGCATTGCCTATCGTGCGCAAGAAGGCTGGAACGCGACGCCAGCCGAACGCCGCGCCGCGATTCTCGACAAAATTGCCGACTTGTTCGAACAACACAAATACGAATTGATCGCCATTTGCGGTCGCGAAGCCGGCAAGACCTTGCAAGACGGTATCGATGAAGTGCGTGAAGCGGTCGATTTCTGCCGTTATTACGCTGAGCGCGCCCGTTTGGAATTTGCCAAGCCACTGGCCTTGCCAGGGCCAACCGGTGAGCGCAATGAGTTGTTCCTCGATGGCCGCGGCGTATTCGCCTGTATCGCGCCGTGGAATTTCCCGTTGGCGATTTTCACTGGTCAAGTCGTTGCCGCATTGGTCGCCGGTAACTCGGTATTGGCGAAACCCGCGAACCAAACTTGTTTGATTGCCCATCGTGCGGTTGAGTTGATGTTGCAAGCTGGCGTACCAGGTGAAGTGCTGCACTTCTTACCGGGTAGTGGCGCTGAATTGTCACCGGTACTGACCGAAGATCCGCGCATCGCTGGCGTCGCGTTCACCGGCTCCACCGAAACCGCCTGGACGATTAACCGCTCACTGGCCTCACGTCGCGCCCAAATCGCCGCGCTGATCGCCGAAACCGGTGGCCAGAACGCAATGATTGTGGATTCCTCGGCGTTGCCAGAACAAGTCGTTGCCGATGTCATTCGCTCGGCGTTCGTTTCCGCCGGTCAGCGTTGCTCGGCGCTGCGCGTATTGTATCTGCAGGAAGAAATTGCCGAACGCGTGATCGAAGTATTGCGTGGTGCCATGGCTGAACTGGTGCTTGGCAATCCGCTCGACCACAAAACCGATATCGGCCCGGTTATCGACGCTGCGGCGAAAAAAGATCTGGAAACCCATATCCAGAACATGCGCGCAACGAAAAAACTGCTGGCCGAAGGCAAACTGCCAGCCGACGCCAACAAGGGTCACTTCCTGGCGCCCATCGCTTTTGAAATCGATAACATCAACGATCTGAAACAGGAAAACTTCGGCCCGGTCGCCCACATCATTCGCTACAAGTCTGATGATTTGGATAAAGTGATCGACAGCATCAACGCTTACGGTTACGGCCTGACCATCGGCATTCACACCCGCAACGAAGCTACGGCTGATTACATTGCCAAACGCGCCCGCGTCGGCAACGTCTACATCAACCGCAATCAGGTGGGTGCCGTCGTCGGCGTGCAACCATTCGGCGGCCAAGGCCTGTCCGGCACCGGCCCGAAAGCCGGCGGCCCGCACTACCTGCACCGCTTTGCCACCGAACGCACCGTCAGTAATAACATCGCGGCAGTGGGCGGTAACGCGACGCTGCTGAGCTTGGGCGACGCGGAGTAA
- a CDS encoding S41 family peptidase, with product MKNRHFQALLLALTFTCPTLFADGSTSSNREADLAIARDEFVLKSLSFSDDNRQKALKFLDDLQPQLNRLSNEAYLLAMLKTAAFAGNGHDMLITGKGWHPSQQLPLRLLWLRDGVLVTRAAPAHADLLGAVVESIDGHEPETIARDLQNYRGGPLAMVRWDITWLIEQAGMLHAMGLAKAPDRLQFRLRKADGSLIERSVLFVPKSAIPDGMRPHRQYSMQPNASEQQKGWQTMRVPTAEPWYLQQAELPYRLSTDDQLNALLLQLRLHFDTDGHSLSEFIEQAIAAIEKNSARHLIVDLRFDLGGNVDLTQPLRPVIAKHPFERIVVLTGPHTLSAGIIMAAELKQLGRERVTIIGDEVGDTLRFWSEGQQVCLPHSQYCFIRSTGVWDLQHGCAGEPACYGDRFDVRVESLKPDIYAPLTVAALRSGRDPAMEAAAELLNSR from the coding sequence ATGAAAAACCGCCATTTCCAAGCGCTGTTGTTGGCGCTCACATTCACCTGTCCGACGCTTTTTGCTGATGGCAGCACCAGCTCGAATCGCGAAGCCGATTTGGCCATTGCTCGCGATGAATTCGTGCTGAAAAGTCTGTCGTTTTCTGATGACAACCGGCAAAAGGCACTGAAGTTTCTCGACGACTTGCAGCCGCAACTGAATCGCTTGAGCAACGAAGCCTATTTGTTGGCGATGCTGAAAACCGCCGCGTTTGCCGGCAATGGTCACGATATGCTGATCACCGGCAAGGGTTGGCACCCAAGCCAGCAATTGCCGCTGCGTTTGCTGTGGCTGCGGGACGGCGTGTTGGTCACCCGCGCAGCGCCCGCCCATGCCGACTTGCTTGGCGCAGTCGTGGAGAGCATTGATGGCCACGAGCCAGAAACCATTGCCCGCGATTTACAAAATTACCGAGGCGGGCCGCTGGCGATGGTGCGCTGGGATATCACCTGGCTGATCGAACAAGCCGGCATGCTGCATGCGATGGGTTTGGCGAAAGCGCCGGACCGTTTACAGTTTCGACTACGTAAAGCCGATGGCAGTCTGATTGAGCGAAGCGTTTTATTCGTGCCGAAATCCGCGATTCCCGATGGCATGCGCCCACACCGTCAGTATTCGATGCAGCCAAATGCCTCCGAACAGCAAAAAGGCTGGCAGACGATGCGCGTACCGACCGCAGAGCCCTGGTATTTGCAGCAAGCAGAGCTGCCGTATCGTCTGAGCACCGACGACCAACTCAATGCACTGCTGCTGCAACTGCGCCTGCATTTCGATACCGATGGTCATTCGCTATCGGAGTTTATTGAGCAAGCGATTGCCGCCATCGAGAAAAACTCAGCGCGCCATTTGATCGTCGATTTGCGTTTTGATCTTGGCGGAAATGTTGACCTGACCCAGCCGCTACGCCCGGTAATCGCCAAGCATCCGTTCGAGCGCATCGTCGTGCTGACCGGCCCGCATACGCTTTCGGCCGGCATCATCATGGCCGCTGAACTGAAACAGCTTGGTCGCGAGCGCGTGACGATTATCGGCGACGAGGTCGGCGATACCCTGCGCTTCTGGTCCGAGGGTCAGCAAGTCTGCCTGCCGCATAGCCAGTACTGCTTCATTCGCTCTACCGGCGTCTGGGATTTACAGCACGGCTGCGCCGGCGAGCCGGCCTGCTACGGCGACCGTTTCGACGTGCGTGTCGAGTCGCTGAAGCCAGACATTTATGCACCACTGACCGTGGCGGCACTGCGCAGCGGCCGCGACCCGGCAATGGAGGCGGCTGCTGAACTATTGAACAGCCGTTAA
- a CDS encoding serine/threonine-protein kinase has translation MRALWQRLLPLLDLRMLVWVGGMWLILFTPSSGSLRQFDRALFSVGAQLMPAPITPDAIEVLALTQPELQQLMQDPVAHADTTALLYSLLNSKAQIAFITPLLPRTEAFSAEQLLRDAGEQSLVYQAFQSREALRQKFAQWLHSPSVRVASNTLTPRLGSEQRVLVEPNGERDFNALLGRKIGKYSAPTQYVQSIPSNNRLAIWPASLPGASHDSIKQPLLWHHDEQWYPSLDLAMLQPSDNGSHLNWQAPNFLQRLPDGQVYPINADGSIYPLLQPDAAYTPNIVQHDMRSFVRSGGVTPYLFIGLADDPALLQLAGNVQSLQSGYYYHSPWWFPALEKAVLLLVLLYTLLLVPRVHPGVSLLIGAMLLGLIVVGQFGTQLTQAQWLPLGLTMQFLLFSSAIMLLWRQQQKPITLLREQHLQMALQWSNHLVQQGQLDQALQALNACPPSKPVLELMYEIGGQHERKRRPAAAVEVYKALLQRKPRYKDVAKRIAQLEQKQTTQIVEPTSLALTKTMVLDDQHGRPQFGRYQIESELGRGAMGVVYLGFDPHIARKVAIKTLDYAQYDASEREAVKARFFREAEAAGKLRHPNIVSVYDVGEDHDLAFIAMDYITGQPLSDFVGKSNLLPVSEVFAIVADVADALHYAHEQQVVHRDIKPGNIMYDRAQKKVTVTDFGIARIVSEQRTQTGEIVGSPLYMSPEQIVGKKVSKPTDIFSLGVTLYQLLSGELPFQGENIAVLSHQIMNGKHKPIRDARSGLPSAASRIINKALQKDPYERYQNAAEMAKALRNAI, from the coding sequence ATGCGTGCATTGTGGCAACGCCTGCTGCCGCTGCTGGACCTGCGAATGCTGGTCTGGGTCGGTGGTATGTGGCTGATTTTATTTACTCCTTCCTCCGGCAGCCTGCGCCAGTTTGATCGCGCACTGTTTTCCGTTGGCGCGCAACTGATGCCGGCGCCCATCACGCCCGACGCCATCGAAGTGTTAGCGCTGACGCAACCGGAATTGCAGCAACTGATGCAAGACCCCGTTGCCCACGCCGACACCACCGCCCTGCTCTACAGCTTGTTGAACAGCAAGGCGCAAATCGCCTTTATCACGCCGCTGCTGCCACGCACGGAAGCATTCAGCGCCGAACAATTGCTGCGCGATGCTGGTGAACAGTCGCTGGTGTATCAAGCCTTTCAATCACGCGAAGCGTTGCGCCAAAAATTTGCGCAGTGGTTACATTCGCCTTCTGTGCGCGTGGCCAGCAACACGCTAACGCCGCGCCTTGGCAGCGAACAGCGCGTGTTAGTGGAGCCCAATGGCGAACGCGATTTCAACGCGCTGCTCGGTCGCAAAATCGGCAAGTATTCGGCGCCAACGCAATACGTGCAAAGCATTCCCTCGAATAACCGCTTGGCGATTTGGCCGGCAAGCCTGCCCGGCGCCAGCCACGACAGCATCAAGCAACCGCTGCTCTGGCATCACGATGAACAGTGGTATCCGAGCCTCGATCTCGCCATGCTGCAACCGAGCGACAACGGCAGCCATTTGAACTGGCAAGCACCAAACTTTCTGCAACGGTTACCTGATGGCCAGGTGTATCCCATCAATGCCGATGGCAGCATTTATCCGTTGCTGCAGCCCGATGCCGCCTACACACCGAACATCGTGCAACACGATATGCGCAGTTTTGTTCGTAGCGGTGGTGTAACACCTTATTTGTTTATCGGCCTCGCCGATGATCCGGCTTTGTTGCAACTGGCCGGCAACGTTCAGAGTTTGCAAAGCGGCTATTACTACCATTCGCCGTGGTGGTTCCCGGCGCTGGAAAAAGCCGTGCTGCTGCTGGTGTTGCTGTACACGCTTCTTTTGGTGCCGCGTGTGCATCCTGGCGTTTCCTTGTTGATTGGCGCGATGTTGCTCGGTTTGATTGTGGTCGGCCAATTCGGCACGCAACTGACCCAAGCGCAATGGCTGCCGCTCGGTTTGACCATGCAGTTTCTGCTGTTCAGTTCGGCGATCATGTTGCTTTGGCGTCAGCAACAAAAACCGATTACCCTTTTGCGCGAACAGCATCTGCAGATGGCGCTGCAATGGAGCAATCATCTGGTGCAACAAGGCCAGCTCGATCAAGCGCTGCAAGCACTCAATGCCTGCCCGCCGAGTAAACCGGTGCTTGAACTGATGTATGAAATTGGCGGTCAGCACGAACGCAAACGTCGCCCAGCCGCCGCCGTTGAAGTCTACAAAGCGCTGCTGCAACGCAAGCCGCGTTATAAAGATGTCGCCAAACGCATCGCCCAGCTCGAACAGAAGCAAACGACACAAATCGTCGAGCCCACCTCGCTGGCGCTGACCAAAACCATGGTGCTCGACGATCAGCACGGGCGCCCGCAGTTCGGCCGCTACCAAATCGAAAGCGAACTCGGCCGTGGCGCCATGGGCGTGGTGTATTTGGGTTTCGACCCGCACATCGCCCGCAAAGTCGCGATCAAAACGCTCGATTACGCGCAGTACGATGCCAGCGAACGCGAAGCGGTGAAAGCGCGCTTCTTCCGTGAAGCCGAAGCCGCCGGCAAACTGCGCCACCCAAACATCGTCAGTGTTTACGATGTCGGTGAAGATCACGACCTGGCATTTATCGCGATGGACTACATCACCGGCCAACCGCTCAGCGATTTTGTCGGCAAATCGAACCTGCTGCCGGTCAGTGAAGTGTTCGCGATTGTGGCTGACGTCGCCGATGCACTGCATTACGCCCACGAACAGCAAGTCGTGCATCGCGATATCAAACCCGGCAACATCATGTATGACCGCGCACAGAAAAAAGTGACGGTTACCGACTTTGGTATCGCCCGCATCGTCAGCGAGCAGCGCACGCAAACCGGTGAAATCGTCGGTAGTCCGCTGTACATGTCGCCAGAACAAATCGTCGGCAAGAAAGTCAGCAAACCCACCGACATTTTCAGCCTCGGCGTCACGCTTTATCAGTTACTGAGCGGCGAGCTGCCGTTCCAAGGCGAGAACATCGCCGTGCTGAGCCACCAAATCATGAACGGCAAACACAAGCCCATTCGTGATGCACGTTCCGGTTTGCCGAGCGCCGCCAGTCGTATCATCAACAAAGCGCTGCAGAAAGACCCGTACGAGCGTTACCAGAATGCCGCCGAAATGGCCAAGGCGTTGCGTAATGCGATTTAA
- the tnpA gene encoding IS200/IS605 family transposase gives MDEFESLSHSKWECKYHVVFIPKCRRRTLYKQLRPHLGEIFHKLAARKECRIEEGHVMPDHVHMLISIPPKHAVSQVVGFIKGKSAIHLARVYGERKQNFIGQHFWARGYFVSTVGRDEETIREYIRNQEKEDERLEQMKLWS, from the coding sequence ATGGACGAGTTTGAAAGCCTAAGCCACTCAAAGTGGGAGTGCAAATACCATGTAGTATTTATTCCGAAGTGCCGTCGAAGGACGCTGTATAAGCAACTGCGACCGCATCTCGGAGAGATATTCCATAAACTGGCCGCGCGGAAGGAATGCCGGATCGAAGAGGGGCATGTGATGCCAGATCATGTGCATATGCTGATTTCGATACCACCGAAACATGCGGTGTCGCAGGTAGTGGGTTTTATCAAGGGAAAGAGCGCCATACATCTAGCGCGAGTATATGGAGAACGAAAGCAAAATTTTATCGGTCAACACTTTTGGGCGAGGGGGTACTTCGTTTCGACAGTGGGGCGAGACGAAGAGACAATTCGAGAGTACATCCGGAACCAGGAAAAAGAGGATGAGCGCCTCGAACAAATGAAGCTGTGGAGTTGA
- a CDS encoding zinc-dependent alcohol dehydrogenase family protein: MKAQVLMQAGGPEQFELQQRPMPKPGKGQVLVRVHAASVNPADIKTRRNGPPTLPAILGADFAGTVAALGEGVSDYAIGDEVYGCAGGFAGIDGSYAEYMVADVRLMAPKPSALDFRQAAALPLVGITAYEGLFDRVRVKRGDKVLVFGAVGGVGHVALQLAKAAGAIVTAVVSTPEKAALARKLGADHIVNYREESVSDYVQRLTDGVGFDVVFDAIGSDNLNIAIEAARPQGQVITLVARQSYDLGPAFSKGLSIHIVFMLIPMLHNLGRERHSEILRELNGLVAQGKLQPLLDQKRFQLAELSEAHSYLEQGRAVGKVVIDIGG, encoded by the coding sequence ATGAAAGCGCAAGTATTGATGCAGGCCGGCGGCCCGGAGCAGTTCGAGTTGCAACAGCGGCCAATGCCGAAGCCGGGCAAAGGCCAGGTGCTGGTGCGCGTGCACGCGGCCAGCGTCAACCCAGCCGATATCAAAACCCGTCGCAACGGGCCACCAACGTTGCCCGCAATACTCGGTGCCGATTTTGCCGGCACGGTGGCCGCGCTTGGCGAAGGGGTCAGCGACTACGCCATCGGTGATGAGGTTTATGGTTGCGCCGGCGGCTTTGCCGGTATCGATGGCAGCTACGCCGAATACATGGTTGCTGATGTGCGTTTAATGGCGCCAAAACCTTCGGCACTGGATTTCCGTCAGGCCGCCGCGTTGCCGCTCGTTGGTATCACCGCTTACGAAGGGCTGTTTGATCGGGTGCGAGTAAAACGTGGCGATAAGGTGCTGGTGTTTGGCGCCGTCGGTGGCGTGGGCCATGTCGCACTGCAACTCGCGAAAGCGGCTGGCGCCATCGTTACTGCTGTGGTCTCTACGCCGGAAAAAGCCGCATTGGCGCGCAAGCTCGGCGCTGACCATATCGTTAACTACCGTGAAGAATCGGTTAGCGACTACGTGCAACGCCTAACCGATGGTGTTGGCTTTGATGTGGTGTTCGACGCCATCGGCAGCGACAACCTTAACATCGCCATCGAAGCGGCCCGCCCGCAAGGGCAGGTGATTACCCTGGTTGCCAGGCAAAGCTACGACCTCGGCCCGGCATTCAGCAAAGGCCTGAGCATTCATATCGTATTTATGCTGATCCCAATGCTGCACAACCTTGGCCGTGAACGGCATAGCGAGATCTTGCGAGAGCTGAATGGATTGGTCGCGCAAGGCAAATTGCAACCGTTGCTGGACCAAAAACGATTCCAGCTCGCGGAGTTGAGTGAGGCGCACAGCTATCTCGAGCAGGGTAGAGCGGTAGGGAAAGTGGTGATTGATATCGGCGGCTGA
- a CDS encoding LysR family transcriptional regulator, with protein MNDTDLTLFLRIAHLGNLSAAARELHLSPAVVSHRLAQLEQELGVRLFHRTTRQLSLSEDGRAFQQHAEALIEQFNEARAALSGGQQQPSGTLRLTCSASFGRQHLVPELTRFLAEHPQLQIDLQLSDHIVDLVREGFDLGIRIAPTIEPGLVARQLAASERVLCASPDYLAKHGRPEQPEDLSNHACLVLHEQHSWSFRTPNGQQKKVRVHGPLTSNHGESLRDASIEGLGISIQSRWSVHTALADGRLQTVLNDYPFDTDSFIWAVYPSGRLLPAKVRRFIDFLLKRWATPPWHAS; from the coding sequence ATGAACGACACCGACCTGACGCTATTTCTGCGCATTGCCCACCTGGGCAACCTGAGCGCTGCTGCCCGCGAACTGCACCTGTCGCCGGCCGTGGTCAGTCACCGGCTGGCGCAATTGGAGCAGGAACTGGGCGTGCGCCTGTTTCACCGCACTACCCGTCAGCTCAGCCTCAGCGAAGATGGCCGGGCGTTTCAGCAGCATGCCGAAGCGCTCATTGAACAATTCAACGAGGCTCGGGCAGCGCTCTCCGGAGGCCAACAACAACCGAGCGGCACCTTGCGGCTGACCTGCTCCGCCTCGTTCGGTCGCCAGCATCTGGTGCCGGAGCTGACGCGCTTTTTGGCCGAGCACCCGCAACTGCAAATCGACCTGCAATTGTCCGATCACATCGTCGACTTGGTGCGCGAAGGTTTTGATTTGGGCATTCGTATCGCGCCGACCATTGAGCCCGGTTTGGTGGCCCGGCAACTGGCTGCCAGCGAACGGGTGCTTTGTGCCTCGCCGGACTATCTCGCGAAACATGGCCGGCCCGAACAACCTGAAGACTTAAGCAATCATGCTTGCCTCGTGTTGCACGAACAACATAGTTGGAGCTTTCGCACGCCGAACGGGCAACAAAAGAAAGTGCGCGTGCACGGGCCGCTGACCAGCAACCACGGCGAAAGCCTGCGTGACGCCAGCATTGAAGGCCTCGGCATTTCCATACAGTCGCGCTGGAGTGTGCACACGGCGCTGGCCGATGGCCGCCTGCAGACGGTGCTCAATGACTATCCGTTCGACACCGATTCGTTTATTTGGGCGGTGTATCCATCAGGACGTTTGCTGCCGGCCAAAGTCCGGCGCTTTATCGACTTTCTACTCAAGCGCTGGGCGACGCCGCCTTGGCACGCGAGCTGA
- a CDS encoding VOC family protein produces MNLGAFSISLAVKDINASKAFYEKLGFETIGGDCGQGWTILKNGDHIIGLFQGMFEKNMLTFNPGWDQSAQNLSEFTDIRALRDELVRRGVKLLSDDINQESGPGSIMLEDPDGNPILLDQHR; encoded by the coding sequence ATGAATCTAGGTGCATTTTCCATTAGCCTTGCCGTAAAGGACATTAACGCTTCAAAAGCCTTTTACGAAAAGCTCGGCTTTGAAACCATCGGCGGTGATTGCGGGCAAGGGTGGACCATTCTGAAAAATGGCGATCACATCATTGGTTTGTTTCAGGGCATGTTTGAAAAGAATATGCTCACGTTCAATCCGGGCTGGGATCAATCGGCGCAGAACCTGAGTGAGTTCACCGACATTAGAGCGTTACGTGATGAGCTGGTTCGTCGAGGCGTCAAGTTGCTGAGTGACGATATCAATCAGGAGTCGGGGCCAGGCAGTATCATGCTGGAAGATCCGGATGGGAATCCGATACTGCTTGATCAGCATAGGTGA
- a CDS encoding Imm8 family immunity protein, with amino-acid sequence MKAVIVSYDCSDHDPIDEWTPTDPFDVDVWINFTIGPTARAGHNYQVRFVTWNNYVADQRFTIPLERYSFSAVLDAVEDILKSNQGSNWEEVSRVLSRYFDWEYDNCQPYPSH; translated from the coding sequence ATGAAAGCAGTAATCGTCAGCTACGACTGTTCAGACCACGATCCGATTGATGAATGGACACCGACTGACCCATTTGATGTCGATGTATGGATCAATTTTACAATTGGCCCAACAGCACGAGCGGGACATAACTATCAGGTCAGGTTTGTGACTTGGAATAACTATGTAGCCGATCAAAGATTTACTATTCCATTAGAGCGATACAGCTTTTCTGCAGTTTTAGATGCCGTAGAAGATATCTTGAAAAGCAATCAAGGTTCGAACTGGGAGGAGGTGTCGAGGGTGTTGTCTCGGTATTTTGACTGGGAGTACGACAACTGCCAGCCTTATCCTTCACATTGA